GTGGGGTGTTCTGTACAGCAATGGGGAAGACAACTGGTACCACTGGTACAATCCTTCAGCAGCAAACTGGAATCTGCATCCGGCCAATGCCGCCATGCTCGGCAAGAATGGGGACATCATTGCCGATGTTTGGGTTGGCCGCAGCGATTATGGAAAATTGGCAGCCGCCTTTGAGGAAGCTGCAGGCAGGAAACCTGACGTTTTCATGGACAGGTATGGCGTCTTCGCCAAATTCTTCAACGATGAGGTGACCAAATCCGCCAGCGGCATCACAGACTGGTATTTCGTCTACGGAGAAAATGCCAATGGTCGCTTCCACACGGCAAAGCGCGACAAGCGTGAACAGACAGCCGACGATCCAAAAGACAAGATGACGGCCCTCAATATCGCCGCCGCGCTGGAAAATGAGCGCGTTGCAGAGCGTGCGCGCAACTGGGAGAAATATGCCGCCGAAGAAGCAGCAATCAGAAAAGCCTATGCCGATGCCCTGATGGCGCGGGGCGGCAAGACAGCCGGTACGGATTTCTGGATGGTCGCCCGGATCGAGGGCGGGAAATACCTTGGCTATTACTGGCGCCAGAATGGTCGCCTGCCGAGCACGGCGGACGCTAACGATATCTGCCGCCGGTTCGGCTCAGACAGCTATGAATGCAATCTGGTCTGGCCATGGGCCGCGAACATTTATGCCGGGCAGCAGGCGGTGCAGGACAAGGCCAATGCCGAATATGCCGCCCGTGTACAGATGACCAGCCGCAAACCGCCCGCCTATCGTCGGCCCGTGGACACCCAGGGGCGCTGCTATGATCAGGGCAATGGCAAAGAGAAGTGCTTCTATAACTAGAAGCGCTTCGCCCCGTCAGATCAGATCAAGACCTGAAAGCGCGGCATCGACCGCTGCCCGCGCCTCGTCCGAGGCCGGGACCAGCGGCAGGCGCAGCTCATTTGCGATGAGACCAAGACAGCTCAATGCATATTTTACCGGACCGGGGCTCGTATCCGCAAAAAGCGCATCATGCAGCGGTGTGAGCCGGTCCTGCAGCGCCACGGCCTCATCCCAGCGCCCATCAAGACAGGCCGACTGCATCTGTGCACAGAGGTCCGGCACCACATTGGCCGTGACCGAGATACACCCCTGCCCGCCCATGGCGTTGAAGCCGACAGCGGTGCAGTCTTCGCCGGACAATTGGACAAAATCAGAGCCGCAAGAGAGCCGTTGACGCGCGACCCGCGCGAGAACCGAGGTCGCATCCTTCAGCGCGACGATCCGCGGATTTTCAGCCAACACGCCCATGGTGTCGACCGAGATATCCGAAGCTGTCCGCGCGGGGACGTTATAAAGAACGATCGGCAGGTCCGTCGCCTCGGCCAGCTTTGTGTAATGGGCGATCAGCCCCGCCTGAGAAGGGCGATTGTAATACCCCGTTGCGGCGAGCAGACCATCAGCCCCAGCCTCAGCTGCGGCCTTCGCAAGGCGCAGCGCGGTTGGCGTGTCATTGGCACCAACGCCAGCGATAACCGGCACCCGGCCCGCCACTACGCTGACGCACCGCCTGATGATCGCAATCTGCTCCTCAACCGTCAGGGTCGAGCCCTCTCCCGTTGTTCCAGCAGGCACGACGCCGTGGGTACCGCCGGCGAGCTGGCGCTCAAGCAGGCGATCAAAGGCGTCAAAATCGACAGCGCCATCCTTGAACGGCGTCACGAGGGCGGTGAACGAGCCTTTCAGCCAGTCACGTGCAGAAGAAGCGGCATAATTCATAGGGCGTGTGGGTAAGCTGACAGCGGCGAACACGCAAGCGCTTCTCGTGGCGATCATTTGGAAACATGGCCAGTCGTGCTACATAAGTGTTTCAAGCGTACAGAGTGACCTTATGCGCCACAAATATCTATTCGCTGCCCTCATTTCGGTTCTGGGTGGTCCGTTCAGTGCGCTGTCCGCCGACAGCGCCATTGCCGCACCGCCTCTGCCCCGGGTGAAACCTGAGGCACCGGTTTCCGCCTATATTTCAAAGTCGGACAAGGCACTGCTCGATGCATGCTTTGATGCGCTGGATCATCGCCGGTACAGCGAAGCCAACGATCTGCGACAGTCGATCAAGGACCAGGTCGCGCGGTCGGTCGCGGACTGGGCCTATTTGCGCTCCTCGGCGCCGGACGTCACGCCAACGCAGATCGGCGAGTTTCTTGATACGCATCTGGGTTGGCCGGACGACAGCCGCATGCAGCGCAATGCGGAATCCGATTTCGATCGCAATACACCAGCCGACACGATCCTCGCCTTTTTCGACAAGCGAGATCCGCTTACAGGCGATGGCCATCTGCATCTGGCGCGCGCCTTCTTTGCCACAGGCAAACGGGATGCCGGTCTCTCCCAGCTCCGAACGGCCTGGATTGACTATAATTGGACGAGCACGGATGAACGCTCCATCATCAATGAGTTCGGCAGCGATCTGACGCCCGCGGATCATTGGGCTAAGGCTGACCGGCAATTGTTCGATATTCGCGCCACCGATACTGAGCGTCTTCTCAATTACCTGCCGGCCGTCCAGCGCGCCGAGGCGATGACGCGCATCGCTCTTCTGAAGGGCGACCGCAACGGGCCGTCCCTGTACACTGGCCTGGCAGAAAGCAGCCGGAATGACAGTGGCGTCCTGCACGCGATGACGCGGTACCACCGCCGGCTCGACAAGGATGACGAAGCCGTCGTCTATGCCAGCCTCGCGCCCTTGGACCAGGAAGGCCTGCGCTATCCCGAGGCGTGGTACTATGAACGCAAACTTCTCGCCCGCTGGGCGCTGAAGACTGGCCGCTTTGCCGATGCCTATACCCTGTCAGCCTATTCCGGTCTTGAGCGGGGTAATGAATTTTCCGAAGCGGAATTCATGGCCGGTTGGCTGGCCTTGCGTTTTCTGAATGACCCGGAAAGCGCGAAAGCGCATTTCGCGTTTCTGACCGCCAATGTGTCATCGCCCATCAGCCTGTCACGGGGTGAATACTGGCTCGGCCGTGCATGGTCAGCCAGCGGGGATCAGGAAACCGCCAACCAGCACTATCGGGCCGCGGCGGCCTATCCTTTTGCCTATTACGGTCTGCTGGCGATCGAAGAATTGGGGGATCAGGCGCCCGCTACCGTGTTTCCTGAACCGCAGGCGGTCGGCGCGGATGCGCTGACCCTGTTCGAGGCGCGCCCGATGGTCCACGCCATGCGCATTCTGGCCGAGATCAATGAGGACACGCATTTTGACCGGTTTGCCCGTGCCCTTGATGATCAGATCGATAGCGAAGGCGATGTGTCCGCCTATGCTGATCTTGTTCTGGGAGAGCGCAAATACTACCTGGCCGTCCGTGCCGGGAAGGTTGCCCGGAATAACGGGACGGAAGTTCCTGGGGTGATCTATCCCCTGTATCCCGTGCCCAGCAGCGCCACAGATTACGCTGAACACGCCCTTATCCTCGGCCTCTCGCGCCAGGAATCGGAGTTCAACCCTGTTGCCTATTCCAGCGCCCGTGCGCGTGGCCTGATGCAGCTTCTCGATTCAACGGCAAAGCTGACGGCGCGCAAGGAAGGCCTGCCCTTTTCCTCATCACGCCTGATGAGCGACCCGAACTACAACCTGACCATTGGTGCTGCGCACCTCAAACATCTGCTTGAGCGGTTCAACGGCTCCTACATCATGGTGCTGGCAGGCTATAATGCGGGGCCGCACCGGGTTGACCGGTGGATCCGTGAGTACGGAGATCCGCGTGACCCGTCCGTAGACCCCATCGACTGGGTCGAGCTGATTCCCTTCTCGGAAACCCGCAACTACGTGATGCGCGTGCTTGAGAATACACAGGTCTATCGCGCCCGTCTCTCCGGTGAGCCACTCGGCGGATATCTGTCCCAGGACCTGACCCGGGGCGGGAATAGGCCATCATCGATCGGTATTTTCCCGCCTGCGCCAGCTCTGATGCAGGTGTCTCTCGAGGATGGCGGCGGACCTAATCTGATGAACCGTCCGGCGCTGCGTCCCCTCGCCTTTGAGCGTTATGACGAACTTGCCTTCCCGCCGATTGCGGGCGGTGTTGTCAATCAGAACGAGCGTGAAGAAGAACCGTCCGAGGACGAATAAAGAGTAGGTGGCTCAGGCCGCCTTCTCCCATTTCCCGGCGCCATTCTGCCGCCAGTAAGTGGCATCATAGCCGGCCGCCTTGACGGCTTTCCACGTGGTCCGGGCATCGGGTGCGCCGCCCTCGTCAAACATCACCACTGTCCGCGTGTAGCTCGCGAAGCTCTCGGGCGGCACCGCTCCCCCACTGACGAGAAAAAGAACATCGCGGCCTTCATCGGTTTCCTCGGAGGTGATCCAGATGGGTTGGCGCGCATCCTTCCCGCCCGCCGCATGGGGCAGAAAACTGTCGTCGCGATAGGTCCACAAAAGGGCATCGAGCGCCTCGGCGCTTTCGGCACTTCCCGTTTTGACAAGGGCCCGCCAGCCCCTATCAAGAGTACGCTCAAGAAGATCCGGCAGGACCTCGGCAAGGGTTGATCTTTCGAGGTGATAAAAGAGGACTTCGGCCATGGAGGGCGGTATAGACCTTCGAATGACCAACAGCGACCCCCTGAATATCTGGGCGATTTCCGATGGGCGCCGCGGGATGGAAAATCAGGCACTTGGCCTCGCCGAAGCCATCGCGCGCCAGCGGCCAGCCGTCATCACCACCAAGCGCATCGCAATTCAGTGGCCTTTCGACCAGCTGCCCGGTCGGCTCTGGCCTTCACCGCTAAACCGCCTGTCAAAGGACAGCGACCCGCTGGGTCCACCGCTGCCCGATATCTGGATTGCCTGTGGCCGGCGGACCATTCCCCTGTCGGGCGCCGTGCACGGCAAAGGTCCGTTGGTCATTCAGACGCAAGACCCTCGCGCGCCGCTCGATCAGTTCGATCTGGTGGTCCCGCCGCTGCATGACCAAGTCAGCGGTCCGAATGTCTATCCGATCCTGGGCTCACCCAATCGCCTGACGGTAGAAGGACTGGCACAGGCCGCTCATGCGCTAGCGCCACTGCTCCCCCCTCTCCCCCAGCCCTACGGCGCGGTGCTGTTGGGCGGAGACAGCAAGGACTATCAGCTCACCGATGCCGTGCTGGATCAGGTCATCAGCGTGCTGCAATCCGCGCATGCGGCCGGGTACGGATTGGTGATCTCGCCATCACGGCGAACCCCGGCGTCCGCTATTGATCGGCTCAACGCAGCGCTTGACCCGGCGCGCAGCTTCATCTGGGACGGCAAGCCTATAGCGGCCGTCGAGAACCCCTATCTGGGCATGCTCGGCCTCGCCTCGCGCCTTTGGGTGACCGAAGAATCCGCCAATATGCTGACAGACGCGGCATTCACTGGAAAGCCGGTCCACCTCCTTCCCATGGAGGGCGGCGCACCGAAATGGCAGCGCTTTCATGCCAGTCTGGCTGACCGCCAAGTCATCAACGCAGGCGCTGATCTGTCCGCGGACTGGTCGTACGAGCCCGTGCGCGAGACGGACCGGGTCGCCAGGCACGCGCTGGACTTACTCGAGTCCCGTCGCGGGTAGCGGGATCAGGTCTTGGCCTTGGACTTGTCCTCCAGCAGGATCTGACCCTTTTTCTCCACCCGCCCCTTCACGGCCTCGGCCATGCTGGCGAGGATCGTTGGCAGGATGATGACGATCCGCACATGCTTTGGGAAAATATCAATATCGCCGGAGACCTTCTGGCCCATGCCCCGCGCGGTGAAGCTCATCCGGTCGCCCTCCCAGTGACGATCGAATTTCAGCATCATGTTGCCGGTAATGCTTTCCTTCAGGCTGTCGAACTGCTCGTCGATGCGCTGGCGCGCGCCAGCAATGCCGAGGTCATGGTCGAGGGTGATGGTGACTGGTTTGCCCATGGTGATCTCCTGTCTTCATCAGATAAAGTAGGGTGCCGATCGCGGCATAAAACCCCATAGGGGCTTGAACCCTTCTGCGGGCACCGTACATTCGCTGCCTTCTCGGACCAGATGAAAGTGACCGCCATGAGCGAAACGCTGCACTCCAAACTCCTGATCATCGGATCGGGCCCTGCCGGTTATACAGCCGCGATCTATGCAGCGCGGGCGATGCTGGAGCCGACACTCGTTGCGGGCCTGCAGCCGGGCGGCCAGCTGACCATCACCACCGATGTCGAGAATTATCCGGGCTTCGCCGATGTGATCCAAGGCCCGTGGCTGATGGAACAGATGCAGAAGCAGGCCGAGCATGTGGGCACCAAGATGATGAATGACATCATCACTGAGGTGGACACCCAGGTCCGGCCCTTCCGCGCCATCGGCGATTCCGGCCGCGTTTATACCGCCGACGCGATCGTCATCGCCACCGGAGCGCAGGCCAAGTGGCTGGGCCTGCCGTCTGAACAGAAATTCCAGGGCTTTGGCGTATCCGCATGCGCCACATGCGACGGCTTCTTCTATCGCGGCAAGAATGTCGCCGTCATTGGCGGCGGCAACACCGCCGTTGAAGAAGCGCTGTTCCTGACCAATTTCGCCGAGAAGGTGACGCTGGTGCATCGCCGCGAGGAACTGCGGGCCGAGCGCATCCTGCAGGAGCGGCTCCTGAAGCACCCCAAGGTCGAGGTGATGTGGAACCGCCAGGTCGAAGAGATCATCGGTGACAGCGATCCGCTCGGCGTGACCGGCGTCAAACTGGCGTCGACCATCGGCGCAGAGCCAGTGACAATTGACGTGCACGGTGTGTTTGTCGCTATCGGCCATGCCCCGGCGACGGAACTGTTCCACGGCAAACTCGACATGAAAGAGAGCGGCTACATCGTCACCGCCCCGGATTCGACAGCCACATCTGTGCCGGGCATCTTCGCTGCAGGCGATGTGACCGATGAAATCTATCGCCAGGCCGTGACGGCCGCCGGCATGGGGTGCATGGCCGCGCTTGAGTCAGAAAAATATCTCGCCGCCCTGCACATCGCCGAAGCGGCGGAGTGATCACAGATCGCTGAAGACCTTGCGCAATTGGGCCTTTGAATCCTCATGGGTCAGTGCAAGGTGCAGCGGTGTAATGGCGATCTTGCCGTCATGAATGGCGCGCAGATCAGTGTCTGGCGGCGGCAGGGTCTTCTCTCCGGAGAAGCCGAACCAGTAATAGCGGCGCTGACGCAGGTCTGTCCGCTCTTCCGCGTATAGCTCGACCTTCTCCCGCTGGCCTTGGGCCACGACATCGATTCCGGCCACCTCGTCAGGCTCGACATCGGGAAAATTAAGGTTGATCACCACATCAGACGGCCAGCCGGCCTTCAGCAGACGGCGGATGATTTCCGGACCATGGGCCACCGCCGTGTGCCATTTGGGCGCGTCGCGGTCAGAACGGCTTTGCGAAAGTGCGATGGACGGAATGCCCACCGTCATGCCCTGAAACGCCACTGCGATGGTGCCGGATACCGTCACATCTTCGGCTATATTCTGACCATTGTTGATGCCGGACAGGATAAGGTCCGGCCGCTGGCCCTCGACCAGATGACTGATGCCCAGTTGTACGCAGTCGGTTGGTGTTCCGTCTACGGCGAAGCGCTGCTCGCCCACATCCCGCACCCTTAGGGGTCGGGTCAGCGTGATGGAGCGGGACATGCCCGACTGATCGACTTCGGGCGCGACAGTCCACACATCGTCAGACAGCTCACGAGCAATCTCTTCAAGCGCAATCAGGCCCGGCGAGTGGATACCGTCATCATTGGAACATAATATGCGCATGGGTCAGGCCTTTGCTGCTTCGATTTTGGCCTTGCCCATAAAGGGGACCAGGACCTTCGGGATCGTAATAGACCCGTCCTCATTCTGGTAATTCTCCAGAATGGCCACCATGGTCCGGCCCACAGCGAGCCCCGATCCATTCAGTGTATGAACGAATTCAGGCTTCGCCTTTTCGGCTGGCCGGTAGCGAGCGTTCATCCGCCGCGCCTGGAAATCACCGCAATTCGAGCAGGACGAAATCTCGCGATACCGCTTCTGAGCTGGCAACCACACTTCGAGGTCATAGGTTTTCAGCGCACCAAACCCGATATCGCCGGTGCAGAGCAGTTTGGTCACGAAGGGCAGCTCGAGACGTTTCAGGACCTCTTCCGCGCACCCCGTCATACGATCATGCTCCTCACCTGAAGCCTCAGGCGCGGTGATCGACACCAGCTCCACTTTTGAGAACTGATGCATACGGATCAGGCCGCGTGTGTCGCGACCGGCAGAGCCTGCTTCCGCGCGAAAACACTGCGTCCACGCCGTCAGGCGCATCGGCAATTGCTCGGCCGACAGCACGGCCTCACGCACGGTGTTGGTCAGGGTCACTTCGGCGGTGGGGGTCAGATAATGGTCAGGCCCTGCCTTGAAGAGGTCTTCCTCAAATTTCGGCAGCTGCCCCGTCCCCTCCAGTGCATCGCCAAGGACCAGAACCGGCGGCGACATTTCCGTATAGCCGAATTCTTCCGTGTGCAGTGACAACATGAAATTTGCGATGGCGCGTTCGAGCCTTGCCAGATCCTGCTTCAGAATGACGAAGCGAGAGCCCGACATTTTTGCCGCCGTCTCAAAATCCATCATCCCCAGGGCTTCGCCGAGCGCCACATGATCGGTGTCCGATACAGGCAGACCCGCCGCGTCATGGCCCTCGGGCCAGCGACGCACCTCAACATTCTCGTCTTCGTCAGCACCCTCCGGCACATCGTCGGCAAGCAGATTGGGGATGGGTAATAGAGCCTGGCGCAGCTGTTCGGTCAGCTCCCGGTCCTTCGCCTCACGATCCTGCACGGCTGATTTCAGCGCTGCGACTTCGGCCATCACCGCCTGCGCTGCCGCCTCATCACCGGAGGCCTTCGCTGCGCCGATTTTCTTGGACGCCTGCTTTTGCTCCGCCTGCGCATCGTTCATTGCCTTGGTGTTGGCAACGCGGTCGGCGTCAATGGCGATCAGTTCAGCTGCGCGATAGGACGCGCCCCGCCGCTCCATATCGCGGTCGAAGCGTTCCGGGTTTTCCTTGATGGCGCGAATGTCGTGCATGGGGTCTCCTTTGGGCCGCACAATAGAGCCGACCGCCGCCCCCGCAAGGCCCTGCTTGCGGTTTGCGATACAAACCAGACCGTGCTATCGTTTGTTTTGCAAACCGATAGGAGAGATCATCATGCGTCCTTTATCCAGCCTTCTTGCCGTCGCCCTCATGGCCACCGCCGGAGCGGCATTCGCGCAGCCCATGCCGCAAATCGGCGGACAGGCATCGCATATCGAAGCCCTTGATTTCATGAAGGGCGAATGGCGCGGCACGGCCACAATCTACAGCCAGACCGGCCCCCAGACACTGACCCAGACCGAGCGCGTCGGGACGATGCTCCAGGGCGACATACTGGTCGTCGAAGGCCACGGTTATGACGCCGACGGCGAGACCGAGTTCAACGCCATGGGCATTGTCAGCTGGAATCCCGCCACCGCCGCCTATGATTTTCGCTCCTACGCCATGGGTTTCAGTGGGACCTACCCCTTCAACGCCACGGAAAACGGCTTTGCATGGGAGATCCCGGCCGGCCCTAATGCCAAAATTGTCTATAACGCCGTCATTGAAGGCGATGACTGGCATGAAACAGGCCACTACGTCCGCGACGGCATGGCCCCGGTCAAAACCATCGAGATGACGCTGAAACGCATCGGGGACACAGACTGGCCTGCGGCAAATCCTGTTTCTCTCGACTAGGCGGAAGCCAGAAACGCGATGGGCGCCTATATCGGATGAAGTTGCCAAACCGAGACTGCCTGTGCCCAACGATACCCTGACCGTCGCCACCCATCGATCCATTGCCGATATTTGCAAGGAGGTCTGGGACAACCTCGCCGGCCTGACGGGACAGCCCTATTATCCCTTCACGGCGTTCGACTTCCTCGATGCGCTCGAAAAATCAGGCTCGGTGCGGCCCGAGACAGGCTGGGGCCCTCAACATCTGGTCCTGTCTGACGGTGACAACCCGATCGGCGCGCTTCCTCTCTATCTGAAGGGCCACAGCCAGGGCGAATACATTTTCGACCACGCCTGGGCAGAAGCCTATCAGCGGGCCGGCGGGCGATATTACCCCAAGCTTCTTGCGGCCATTCCATTTACGCCTGCGACCGGTCCGCGCCTGCTCTGCCGCCCAGAGACACAAGCGACCCTTGCAGCGGCCGCGGCGCAGGTCAGTGATGAGATGGGCGTATCGTCCCTTCACCTCAATTTTCCGGACAAAGGCCAGGTCGCGGCGTTGGAAGTCGCGGGATATCTGATCCGCAAAGGACAGCAATTCCATTTCACCGATGAAGGCTTTGGCGACTGGGGCGGTTTTCTGGCCGCCCTGTCCTCCCGCAAACGCAAGGACCTGCGCAAGGAGCGTGCGGCGATCGCACAGTCGGACCTTGATATTGAGTGGATCACCGGCCGAGACATCACCGAAGATCACCTCGACCATTTCTGGACATTCTATCAGGACACAGGCGCGCGCAAATGGGGCACCCCTTACCTGACGCGGACGTTTTTCTCGATGGTAACAGAGAGGATGGCGGACAGGATGCTGTTCGTCTTTGCGAAACGAGGGGATCGGCCAATCGCCGGGGCGCTGAATTTTATCGGCGGAGATACACTGTTCGGGCGGTATTGGGGGTGCACGGAGCACGTCCCTTTCCTGCATTTTGAGCTGTGCTATTATCAGGCGATTGACTACGCCCTGGCCCATGGCCTGACGCATGTGGACGCTGGCGCGCAAGGCGAACACAAAATCGCCCGCGGATATCGTCCGTCCACAATTTATTCAGCGCATGTTATTCGTGACGAAGGCTTTCGACAGGCCGTCGCGCAGTACCTTGAGGCAGAAGCCACCGAGGTCGATGCGGAAATCAATTATCTGGGCGAATTTACGCCGTTTCGACGAGGATAGGGTCAGGCCGTGGCGGCGAAAGTCGTTCTCGCGAACGTCCGCAGAAGCGTTACCACTTCAACCGAGGAGCTGCCCGCCACTTTATTTTCCAGCGCCTTGGCGCTCAATTCAAAGAATGCTGGCGGCAGTTCTTCAAGCGTGCTGCGTTTCTCAAACCCCATGGACCAGTTCGGAAAATCGCGAGCGGTGATGTACCGGCTCATCATTGTGATGACGCCCGTGTGACGAGGATCGCCTGCCAAGCGGTTGAACAATGCCTGGACCGCATCTTCGGGCCCTTCGAGAACCTGGAAAAAAACGCCTTCCGCATAAAGCAGCATGCCAGTGACTTCGACGCGGGAATTTTTCCGGCGCGAGGCTTCCAGAATCCTGGCCAGGTCGCCTTCATCGAATTCCGGCGTCGCTGAACTGACATAGAGTATCTGGCGCATGGTCCCCTCGCATTTTTGCGGTTGTTTTCCATGCTATCATCGAGCGGTTAATGTGCGCTTTCCCAAAACGGGCCAACTGGTTCAAAGCAGGTAAAAGATAGCGATGACCACCTATGCGACGATTGCGCGATTTTACGATCCGGAAGAAGCCCACGTCGCCGCCGGCTATCTGCGCAGTCATGGTTTTGATGTGCAGGTGGCCGATCAGCATGCGCTGACCGCGATGCCGGAAATGCGCATTGGCCTGCAGGGATATCGGCTGATCACCGCGCAGAAAAACGCCTTTCAGTGTGAAGCGCTGCTGCGCGATATCCGCGAAACGCACAGCGCCTTTGGCCAGTGCGAGATTTGCAGATCGACCCGCCTCCGCCGTATTCGCGACGGCCGCGTGCCGATCCTGCACCTGCTGATCGGGTTTTTCTTTCCCTTCGCGCCGGGCACCCGGTCTTTACGTTGCGCTGAATGCGGGCATAAGCAACCTGCCAACGATGATGAACAGGATGAGCCATGAGCCTGCAGACCCGATATGACAGCGACAATGTCTTCGCCAAGATTATTCGCGGTGAGATCCCGGCCGTCAAAATTCTCGAAGATGATGAAGTGCTGGTCCTCATGGACGCGTTTCCGCAGACAAAAGGCCACGCCCTCGTGATCTCCAGGACGGCGCACGCGGTCAATCTGCTCGACGTGCCGCCTGCCGCCCTGACCCGCATGATCCTGGCGGCCAAAGAGGTCGCCGACGCTATCGTCCGTGCCCTGAAACCTGATGGTTTCCGCATCGTGCAGTATAACGGCGCTCCCGCCGGGCAGAGCGTTTTCCACCTTCACTTCCACATCATTCCGGTCTGGGAGGGCGAGGCCGTCGGCAGTCACGCACACAAGATGGCCGACCCCGCC
This genomic stretch from Parvularcula sp. LCG005 harbors:
- the serS gene encoding serine--tRNA ligase, whose protein sequence is MHDIRAIKENPERFDRDMERRGASYRAAELIAIDADRVANTKAMNDAQAEQKQASKKIGAAKASGDEAAAQAVMAEVAALKSAVQDREAKDRELTEQLRQALLPIPNLLADDVPEGADEDENVEVRRWPEGHDAAGLPVSDTDHVALGEALGMMDFETAAKMSGSRFVILKQDLARLERAIANFMLSLHTEEFGYTEMSPPVLVLGDALEGTGQLPKFEEDLFKAGPDHYLTPTAEVTLTNTVREAVLSAEQLPMRLTAWTQCFRAEAGSAGRDTRGLIRMHQFSKVELVSITAPEASGEEHDRMTGCAEEVLKRLELPFVTKLLCTGDIGFGALKTYDLEVWLPAQKRYREISSCSNCGDFQARRMNARYRPAEKAKPEFVHTLNGSGLAVGRTMVAILENYQNEDGSITIPKVLVPFMGKAKIEAAKA
- a CDS encoding lytic transglycosylase domain-containing protein — protein: MRHKYLFAALISVLGGPFSALSADSAIAAPPLPRVKPEAPVSAYISKSDKALLDACFDALDHRRYSEANDLRQSIKDQVARSVADWAYLRSSAPDVTPTQIGEFLDTHLGWPDDSRMQRNAESDFDRNTPADTILAFFDKRDPLTGDGHLHLARAFFATGKRDAGLSQLRTAWIDYNWTSTDERSIINEFGSDLTPADHWAKADRQLFDIRATDTERLLNYLPAVQRAEAMTRIALLKGDRNGPSLYTGLAESSRNDSGVLHAMTRYHRRLDKDDEAVVYASLAPLDQEGLRYPEAWYYERKLLARWALKTGRFADAYTLSAYSGLERGNEFSEAEFMAGWLALRFLNDPESAKAHFAFLTANVSSPISLSRGEYWLGRAWSASGDQETANQHYRAAAAYPFAYYGLLAIEELGDQAPATVFPEPQAVGADALTLFEARPMVHAMRILAEINEDTHFDRFARALDDQIDSEGDVSAYADLVLGERKYYLAVRAGKVARNNGTEVPGVIYPLYPVPSSATDYAEHALILGLSRQESEFNPVAYSSARARGLMQLLDSTAKLTARKEGLPFSSSRLMSDPNYNLTIGAAHLKHLLERFNGSYIMVLAGYNAGPHRVDRWIREYGDPRDPSVDPIDWVELIPFSETRNYVMRVLENTQVYRARLSGEPLGGYLSQDLTRGGNRPSSIGIFPPAPALMQVSLEDGGGPNLMNRPALRPLAFERYDELAFPPIAGGVVNQNEREEEPSEDE
- the trxB gene encoding thioredoxin-disulfide reductase yields the protein MSETLHSKLLIIGSGPAGYTAAIYAARAMLEPTLVAGLQPGGQLTITTDVENYPGFADVIQGPWLMEQMQKQAEHVGTKMMNDIITEVDTQVRPFRAIGDSGRVYTADAIVIATGAQAKWLGLPSEQKFQGFGVSACATCDGFFYRGKNVAVIGGGNTAVEEALFLTNFAEKVTLVHRREELRAERILQERLLKHPKVEVMWNRQVEEIIGDSDPLGVTGVKLASTIGAEPVTIDVHGVFVAIGHAPATELFHGKLDMKESGYIVTAPDSTATSVPGIFAAGDVTDEIYRQAVTAAGMGCMAALESEKYLAALHIAEAAE
- a CDS encoding polyhydroxyalkanoic acid system family protein, whose translation is MGKPVTITLDHDLGIAGARQRIDEQFDSLKESITGNMMLKFDRHWEGDRMSFTARGMGQKVSGDIDIFPKHVRIVIILPTILASMAEAVKGRVEKKGQILLEDKSKAKT
- a CDS encoding GNAT family N-acetyltransferase yields the protein MPNDTLTVATHRSIADICKEVWDNLAGLTGQPYYPFTAFDFLDALEKSGSVRPETGWGPQHLVLSDGDNPIGALPLYLKGHSQGEYIFDHAWAEAYQRAGGRYYPKLLAAIPFTPATGPRLLCRPETQATLAAAAAQVSDEMGVSSLHLNFPDKGQVAALEVAGYLIRKGQQFHFTDEGFGDWGGFLAALSSRKRKDLRKERAAIAQSDLDIEWITGRDITEDHLDHFWTFYQDTGARKWGTPYLTRTFFSMVTERMADRMLFVFAKRGDRPIAGALNFIGGDTLFGRYWGCTEHVPFLHFELCYYQAIDYALAHGLTHVDAGAQGEHKIARGYRPSTIYSAHVIRDEGFRQAVAQYLEAEATEVDAEINYLGEFTPFRRG
- a CDS encoding mitochondrial fission ELM1 family protein, yielding MTNSDPLNIWAISDGRRGMENQALGLAEAIARQRPAVITTKRIAIQWPFDQLPGRLWPSPLNRLSKDSDPLGPPLPDIWIACGRRTIPLSGAVHGKGPLVIQTQDPRAPLDQFDLVVPPLHDQVSGPNVYPILGSPNRLTVEGLAQAAHALAPLLPPLPQPYGAVLLGGDSKDYQLTDAVLDQVISVLQSAHAAGYGLVISPSRRTPASAIDRLNAALDPARSFIWDGKPIAAVENPYLGMLGLASRLWVTEESANMLTDAAFTGKPVHLLPMEGGAPKWQRFHASLADRQVINAGADLSADWSYEPVRETDRVARHALDLLESRRG
- a CDS encoding BLUF domain-containing protein; its protein translation is MRQILYVSSATPEFDEGDLARILEASRRKNSRVEVTGMLLYAEGVFFQVLEGPEDAVQALFNRLAGDPRHTGVITMMSRYITARDFPNWSMGFEKRSTLEELPPAFFELSAKALENKVAGSSSVEVVTLLRTFARTTFAATA
- the dapA gene encoding 4-hydroxy-tetrahydrodipicolinate synthase, yielding MNYAASSARDWLKGSFTALVTPFKDGAVDFDAFDRLLERQLAGGTHGVVPAGTTGEGSTLTVEEQIAIIRRCVSVVAGRVPVIAGVGANDTPTALRLAKAAAEAGADGLLAATGYYNRPSQAGLIAHYTKLAEATDLPIVLYNVPARTASDISVDTMGVLAENPRIVALKDATSVLARVARQRLSCGSDFVQLSGEDCTAVGFNAMGGQGCISVTANVVPDLCAQMQSACLDGRWDEAVALQDRLTPLHDALFADTSPGPVKYALSCLGLIANELRLPLVPASDEARAAVDAALSGLDLI
- the surE gene encoding 5'/3'-nucleotidase SurE — encoded protein: MRILCSNDDGIHSPGLIALEEIARELSDDVWTVAPEVDQSGMSRSITLTRPLRVRDVGEQRFAVDGTPTDCVQLGISHLVEGQRPDLILSGINNGQNIAEDVTVSGTIAVAFQGMTVGIPSIALSQSRSDRDAPKWHTAVAHGPEIIRRLLKAGWPSDVVINLNFPDVEPDEVAGIDVVAQGQREKVELYAEERTDLRQRRYYWFGFSGEKTLPPPDTDLRAIHDGKIAITPLHLALTHEDSKAQLRKVFSDL
- a CDS encoding DNA polymerase III subunit chi yields the protein MAEVLFYHLERSTLAEVLPDLLERTLDRGWRALVKTGSAESAEALDALLWTYRDDSFLPHAAGGKDARQPIWITSEETDEGRDVLFLVSGGAVPPESFASYTRTVVMFDEGGAPDARTTWKAVKAAGYDATYWRQNGAGKWEKAA